Genomic window (Pieris rapae chromosome 4, ilPieRapa1.1, whole genome shotgun sequence):
TACTGGTTCCTCTCGTAAAGGACTTACTTCTGGCTCAACATTCGGCTCAGGTTGTGGAGGTGGTTCTGGTTCTACTGGagtttctattttaattggtGGTGGATCTGGTTCCTGTGGTTCTGGTGGTTTACTAGGTGGCTGTCGCACATATTTCCGTCTCCCTCGTTTGACAACTGGAGGCACACGtcgtttttttctattatccTCAAGCCATATATCTTCCTCTGAAGATTCTTCCTTTAAAGCCACAGGTCTTGCTAATCTCTGCCTCTCAGGCGGTGGTTGTTGGGGCGAGGTCTTTTTCCTAGTCTTTACTGGAACAACAGGTTCTTCATCCGATGATGTTGAACTACTTGAACTGGCTCTTTTAGGAAACATAAACTGTTCAGCTTCGTCACTTAGTACAGACAATTCAGACCGGCGCACTTTTCTAATTTTTACCACCAATGGCTTTGTTCCATTGCAGGGTGGTAGttcttttttctttgtaaaacCTCCACTTGATCTTAACTTAGTGCTTACTCCAACAACTTTATAGTACTGACGATCTTCAGATTGTGTGGATTCACTAGCTTTCTTACTACATCTTGTGTTACGTTTCTTTTCTTCCTCAATTCCACCATTACGTTTTGGGCTTACATTACCATTGACTGGTTCTGGTGACTGTGACCTTTTTGAACGCCTATTCTTTGGTTCTGAATCACCATTACATAATTTTCTCAGAGATCTTCTTTCACCATTTACTGGTGTTGCTTTGTCTAGAAAAGTATTGACATCAGCTCCTGATGTAATAAGTGAGTCTAAAGATAAGAAGTTAGCATGATCTCTCACAAATGCCAAGTGATGTGGAGATCTTCTATGTAGTGTAGCATCAGCATAGTCTACATTACACATTTCACAATAGCCACccttttcttcttttatttctctttCCTTAATACGAGGTCTGCTTTTTCTTGTCATcctgaaacatttaaattatagataatgAAAGTAGAACCATATAATATCGTTGATAatagtgattaaataaaataagatatcaAATTGCTTTACATACTTTGAACCAATATTGTTGTTGGTGGGAATTTCGACAATATTTTCAGGCAACTTTTTCTTTTCCTTTACAGGATCTGGTTCTAATGAGATTTGAGGCCACTCATCGAATTCCTTGTATACAGGTCTGTACAAACTGGAAAGAAAAacgaaatcattttaattacattattcacaataaaaagtttaaatatataatagtggtCCATACTTGTCCAAAAATTCAATCttgataaaatgtttactGAAGTAGTTGATGTGTGCTTTACGTTGAGTGAAGAATGTATCATAAAGTTTATCCAATAGATTTATAGCCTGaaagatgataaatatattgtaaggatatataaataatataaagctaTGTTATCATCCCTTACCCAAACACAATTCACAAATGAATCGGTACCTAGcaagatataagattattcTTAGTAAAACACATTCCATTAAAAGATACTATCTTGGAACAACTCTGGGTAAGTAATGATAACCACTATCAATAATAAGAAGTTGCTAGAAAATAAGAGTAACATATCACATGCAATATTAAGTGAATTTTTGTAAGATATAATAGCATGCATATTGAGAAAGAAACCTTCCTAGTCGTTACTATAGAATACTATTCAACCTACATATTGTCAATAAAAACCTTAACAGAATATGACAGAACaaacaatacatatacaaGAACTTATTTTGAAGATAGTCTTTAAGTGATAGTAGTTAATCAGTTAAGTAGGAGATCAGAAAAACAGACCTTATATACTTTATGGATGTATAATATTGCCACAAAGctaatacattacatatttacctTCTGCACTGTTAGTTCTATGTAGTTATGGTTCACTGGTTTAGGTGGCGAATGTGCACGCAGTCTCTCAAGCATCGCATCTACGCGAGCACGGCCCTCACGCCGCGGCCATCTCGATGCGGCAGTGCTTGGTTTATGGTCCAATATTACGTGTGTCACCCGAGGAGTCAGAAATACTTCCTGATGCTGCATTAACAAAGGAGTAGTTAggttatttagattttattgtcAGTAACAGTACAGTACATATTGTGATCACACTGTAGTGTGCCAAAGAAAGTTATCCCATGAGCAGCAGCAATGAGCCTCCTATGCATTTACCAACCGTTCTATATAAAGAAAGTAATAGAATGTCACTAAACAATATGTACATTAatcatacattatatttttaagcctataacaaaaaatactaattctgttaatattgtaattttaaatttatctgtattataaattcacattatttttataattagtttcatagtggtaattttttttattatggtataagtttaatattatttggtatTCTGGATACAATCAGAATATCAATTTGCttagttgtatattttatgtaggtaGGTAAAATGACAGGTTGCAAAAATTTAAGCTTATATAGCTGACGCCGGTTTCTCACAAGGGGACCTCATCAAAACAATAAGCAAATTACGTGTCGTGGACTCGTGGCGCTTAAGTGGCCGATTATTTCTAAGCCATACTAGTCCGCACGCACTCTTAGGAGTTTTCCTTGAAATGCAAAGCGAATTTGACGCCAAAGCAAAGCTATGTGAAATGAGAATCGCGCCAAACGTCCCGcgcaaaaaataacaaaattactttGCCACGCCAATCTCATCCTTGCTATAACATTATAAGAACTAAATCGTCTTGAAGTGATAAAGTAATATCAACTGtcaaaaattaagtatacaCACGCGTTAGCCAAAGAAAACTACATTTCAAACAgcttttatatgaatatgttGCAAAGTAGCTCGGCATGAACGAGCGCGACGCGCGGCCTCGGCC
Coding sequences:
- the LOC110997138 gene encoding protein chiffon isoform X1, producing MVSTALLQEKYNKIRNNFCFYLDIQESAMCRSLSRRLQDMGLHQEVFLTPRVTHVILDHKPSTAASRWPRREGRARVDAMLERLRAHSPPKPVNHNYIELTVQKAINLLDKLYDTFFTQRKAHINYFSKHFIKIEFLDNLYRPVYKEFDEWPQISLEPDPVKEKKKLPENIVEIPTNNNIGSKMTRKSRPRIKEREIKEEKGGYCEMCNVDYADATLHRRSPHHLAFVRDHANFLSLDSLITSGADVNTFLDKATPVNGERRSLRKLCNGDSEPKNRRSKRSQSPEPVNGNVSPKRNGGIEEEKKRNTRCSKKASESTQSEDRQYYKVVGVSTKLRSSGGFTKKKELPPCNGTKPLVVKIRKVRRSELSVLSDEAEQFMFPKRASSSSSTSSDEEPVVPVKTRKKTSPQQPPPERQRLARPVALKEESSEEDIWLEDNRKKRRVPPVVKRGRRKYVRQPPSKPPEPQEPDPPPIKIETPVEPEPPPQPEPNVEPEVSPLREEPVQRCMKWEDGRLKYTPAVEQLEFAFESVPHSEPWFSTFKRQDQDKVVAKNVPQFFALYSKSPKLPYEIGQLPPLKPNCCPLSDLVKREGKEKPGPSRAYGTRGMKKQRMRKRTAAILAMENHPRKSPREHASTLAILGSAGLLQRRKHVDDAKSTASEETLSETLSKPEPVLTETQETSERLQQFLSEVFEDESDYDVSEDVMENDISVITSKEIPDFSSLVSECEKCDLISNEIKQDTVKTRERRGKFKKKNRTGWPSKKNKKKSSRNSSIDDKVDRLDCSSADLETLSEADEDKSESEENVKETKIDELELPCPMDIDNTSNDNSVLENDKSIHENKDSLSPSSEKRTSSDSEEKVEIKRKTRALQGLCDWLPVVRVARVDPNATRKLRSAGRVRSSKLR
- the LOC110997138 gene encoding serine/arginine repetitive matrix protein 1 isoform X2, which encodes MLERLRAHSPPKPVNHNYIELTVQKAINLLDKLYDTFFTQRKAHINYFSKHFIKIEFLDNLYRPVYKEFDEWPQISLEPDPVKEKKKLPENIVEIPTNNNIGSKMTRKSRPRIKEREIKEEKGGYCEMCNVDYADATLHRRSPHHLAFVRDHANFLSLDSLITSGADVNTFLDKATPVNGERRSLRKLCNGDSEPKNRRSKRSQSPEPVNGNVSPKRNGGIEEEKKRNTRCSKKASESTQSEDRQYYKVVGVSTKLRSSGGFTKKKELPPCNGTKPLVVKIRKVRRSELSVLSDEAEQFMFPKRASSSSSTSSDEEPVVPVKTRKKTSPQQPPPERQRLARPVALKEESSEEDIWLEDNRKKRRVPPVVKRGRRKYVRQPPSKPPEPQEPDPPPIKIETPVEPEPPPQPEPNVEPEVSPLREEPVQRCMKWEDGRLKYTPAVEQLEFAFESVPHSEPWFSTFKRQDQDKVVAKNVPQFFALYSKSPKLPYEIGQLPPLKPNCCPLSDLVKREGKEKPGPSRAYGTRGMKKQRMRKRTAAILAMENHPRKSPREHASTLAILGSAGLLQRRKHVDDAKSTASEETLSETLSKPEPVLTETQETSERLQQFLSEVFEDESDYDVSEDVMENDISVITSKEIPDFSSLVSECEKCDLISNEIKQDTVKTRERRGKFKKKNRTGWPSKKNKKKSSRNSSIDDKVDRLDCSSADLETLSEADEDKSESEENVKETKIDELELPCPMDIDNTSNDNSVLENDKSIHENKDSLSPSSEKRTSSDSEEKVEIKRKTRALQGLCDWLPVVRVARVDPNATRKLRSAGRVRSSKLR